TCCGTCGTATACTGGAGGAAAACAATATTCGCCTGGTTTCTTTGCAGCAATTGCTGAACTGATGTCTCAAGGAACTTTTTTCTATGTCTTTGAAAATCAACAATCCGCGGATCAGCCATTGTGCGGACTGGGGGCTTCTGGTGGAATTCGGCGAGCGTATCAATCCGGAGTTAAACGCCTGGACCAGACTGGTGGCCGACCGCCTGCGGCAATGTCTCACAGACGGCATCCTCGAGGTGGTTACGGCTTATTCGTCTTTTCTGGTGATCTACGATCCGGCACTGCTGGATACCGAAGCGCTCAGAAAGACCGTTTTTGCCTGCTGCAGTGAAAAAAAAGAAGACAAAGCCTTTCAGTTGTCCTCCACGGCGGAAATACCGGTTTGCTACGAGGCGCAATACGCACCTGACATTGAAGATGTGGCCCGGTTCAACAACCTGACTGTGGAGGAGGTCATCGATATCCATTCCGGCACCGAGTATCTTATCTACATGCTTGGATTTGCTCCGGGATTTCCCTATCTCGGGGGGCTGGACCAGCGCCTCCACACGCCCAGGCTCGACACCCCGCGCAAACTTTTGCCGGCCGGAGCAGTCGGCATAGCCGGCTCCCAGACGGGAATCTATCCCCTGGCCAGCCCCGGGGGATGGCGTATCATCGGCAGAACGCCTTTGCAGCTGTTTGATGCCGGTAAAAACCCGCCTGTACCTTACTACGCACCGGGAGACAAGCTGAAATTCAAAAGAATAAGCTGCCGGGAATTTCAACAAATGGCCGGGGAACAAAATCATGGCAAATGATACCTTTTTGGTCATAGATCCCGGGGCTTTCACCACGATACAGGATTTGGGGCGTTTCGGCTACCAGACGCTGGGCGTTCCCATTTCAGGCGCCATGGATACCTACTCCGCAAGGGCGGCAAACATGCTTGCCGGTAACAGGCCGACATCTGCGGTTCTGGAGATGACAATACAGGGCTGCACCCTGGCTGTAATGCGCAATGCCCGGGTGGCATTGACCGGCGCCAGGGCCGAAATCAGGCACAACAGCATCCAAAGACCTTCCTGGAGCGCCTTTGAAGTGGAACCGGGCGATCTTTTGCGTATCAGCCAGGTCAGCCTTGGCTGCCGCATCTACATGGCTGTTGGCGGTGGATTTGAAGTCCCGCTGATCATGGGAAGCCGATCGACCTGCACCCAGGCCGCACTCGGCGGGCTCAAAGGCCGGGCCCTGCAAAAGGGCGATTTTCTGCCTGCGGGACATGCGGAAAAATTTCCCGGACAAAACGCAGTCCGCGGGGAATTCATCCCGGAAATGGGGCAGGACACCAAATTGCACTGTGTGCCCGGCCCCCAGGAACATATGTTCCAAGACAAGGGTCGGGACCTTTTCACTTATCCGTTCACTGTGTCCCAGAGAGCTGACAGGCGTGGCATACGCCTGGAAGGCCCGCAAATTCAGCACTCGCACCAGTCGCCCGGCGCAATCGTGTCCGAGCCGATTTTGCCGGGTAATATCCAGGTTCCGGCAGACGGACAGCCCATCATTCTTCTGCGGGAGCAGACAACAGGCGGGTATCCCAAGATCGCAACCGTGGTTTCAACGGATTTATCCAAACTGGGCCAGGTCATACCGGGCGACAGCATAACTTTTGTCTCGGTTACGGCTCAACACGCCAGGGACATGAATCTGGAAGAACAGGAGAGGTTTAAATCACTGCAAAACATGCTTTGGCAGGAAACATGAGACACATTTAAACCGCAGGCCATATCAGAACTTTACAAAAAAAACGATTTTGGCTAAATTCAGATTTATGTTAACAAAGATCTGATTATAATACGCTGTTTGGAGGTGTTCAACTCCATTAACCCGAACACGAAGGAGTGCGCCATGTACAGGAAATTTTTTATATTAACGATTCTTCTCGGTTTCTTTTTGGCCCCGCAGGCAATCGCCCAAAACATGAAAATGAATCTCAACGCAGTTTATCCCGCCTCCAATTTCCATACTCAGGGTGCAGCGCAATTCGGCGAACTGGTGGAACAATACACAGACGGCGAAATAAAGATTACTGTGCATTCCGGCGGCAGTTTGGGATTTAAGGGAGAGGAACTGCTCAAGGCCGTCGGTGACGCATCGGTTCCCATGTCAGACATCCTGATGGGCGTGGTTTCGGGCAGCGAGGAGATATTCGGCCTGAGCACTTATCCGCGCATTGTAACTTCCTATGAAGAGGCAAGAGAGCTTTATGAAGCAGCCCTGCCCTATTACCAGGAAGCCTGCCGGAGATGGAACCAGAAACTTCTGTATGCGGCTCCCTGGCCGCCCAGCGGACTGTTCACAAAGGACCGGGTGGATTCCATAGAAGACATCGACGGACTGAAAACCAGGACCTACGACAAAAACGGGGCCAAATTTCTCAGAAAGGCCGGCGGCAGCCCCCAGTCCATGCCCTGGGGCGAAGTCTACTCCGCTCTGAACACCGGTCTTATCGATTCTGTGCTCACTTCGGCAACTTCGGGCAAGGACGGCAAATTCTGGGAGGTTCTCGACCATTTCACAAAAATTAATTTCGCCTATCCCTTAAACATGGTCACAATAAACCTGGACTACTGGAATTCCATGAGTGAAGATCAGCAGGAAGCAATGCTGCGGGCCGCCCGGGAAACAGAAAAGGCCCAATGGGAAGCCTCCAGGCAGAGCAACCGGGACTCCCTTAAAGCCATAGAGGAAAACGGCAT
Above is a window of Desulfosalsimonas propionicica DNA encoding:
- the pxpB gene encoding 5-oxoprolinase subunit PxpB; translated protein: MSLKINNPRISHCADWGLLVEFGERINPELNAWTRLVADRLRQCLTDGILEVVTAYSSFLVIYDPALLDTEALRKTVFACCSEKKEDKAFQLSSTAEIPVCYEAQYAPDIEDVARFNNLTVEEVIDIHSGTEYLIYMLGFAPGFPYLGGLDQRLHTPRLDTPRKLLPAGAVGIAGSQTGIYPLASPGGWRIIGRTPLQLFDAGKNPPVPYYAPGDKLKFKRISCREFQQMAGEQNHGK
- a CDS encoding biotin-dependent carboxyltransferase family protein; the protein is MANDTFLVIDPGAFTTIQDLGRFGYQTLGVPISGAMDTYSARAANMLAGNRPTSAVLEMTIQGCTLAVMRNARVALTGARAEIRHNSIQRPSWSAFEVEPGDLLRISQVSLGCRIYMAVGGGFEVPLIMGSRSTCTQAALGGLKGRALQKGDFLPAGHAEKFPGQNAVRGEFIPEMGQDTKLHCVPGPQEHMFQDKGRDLFTYPFTVSQRADRRGIRLEGPQIQHSHQSPGAIVSEPILPGNIQVPADGQPIILLREQTTGGYPKIATVVSTDLSKLGQVIPGDSITFVSVTAQHARDMNLEEQERFKSLQNMLWQET
- a CDS encoding TRAP transporter substrate-binding protein codes for the protein MYRKFFILTILLGFFLAPQAIAQNMKMNLNAVYPASNFHTQGAAQFGELVEQYTDGEIKITVHSGGSLGFKGEELLKAVGDASVPMSDILMGVVSGSEEIFGLSTYPRIVTSYEEARELYEAALPYYQEACRRWNQKLLYAAPWPPSGLFTKDRVDSIEDIDGLKTRTYDKNGAKFLRKAGGSPQSMPWGEVYSALNTGLIDSVLTSATSGKDGKFWEVLDHFTKINFAYPLNMVTINLDYWNSMSEDQQEAMLRAARETEKAQWEASRQSNRDSLKAIEENGIRITEVNEDFGEQLDRISEEIFKEFKAEAGEETKKALESIGM